TATATAAATGGTAAGATGAAAGGTCACCTCTCACATATTTCGTATTTTCTAAGCGGCGCGACAAGGAAGGCCTATTGGGGAGGTCATGTTGAATTAATCCCTAACGTGTTCCAAGAAGTGTATAGGTTGCTTCGGAAAACGACGAAGAAGCCGATCGTCATGGCAGTTGCTTCGCCGATGGACGAGCATGGCTACTTTTCGCTTGGTACGAACGCGGATTACGCGGCAGAATTTATCGGTGAAGTTCCGTTCGTTTTGGAAGTGAATAAGCATATGCCGCGCACATTCGGAGCGAATCAAATCCATATTAGTCAAATTGCCGGATTTATTGAAAATGATTTGCCGTTGACTGAAGAGGTATCGCCGGTGATTACAGAGAATGATCAGAAAATCGCGGAGTATATCACGGAGGACATCCAAGATGGCGATACGCTGCAAATCGGCATCGGCGCTGTCCCGAATGCAGTCATGAAGATGCTGAAGGATCGCAGGCATTTAGGCATCCATACGGAAATGCTGACGGACGGCATTGTCGATCTAGTTGAGGCTGGGGCAGTGGATGGGATGAAAAAGTCGTCCAATAAAGGGAAGATTATTGCCACGTTCGCTTTCGGTTCACAACGCCTGTATGACTTTCTCGATAACAATCCTTCCGTGGTGTTTTTGCCTGTAAGCGTCGTAAATGACGCATATGAAATTGCGAAAGAAGATCATATGGTGTCGATTAATGCGACGACGGAAGTCGATTTGTATGGGCAATGTGCATCGGAAACAGTGGCGGGGAGATATTATTCTTCAACCGGAGGACAGGCCGACTTTGCGAGAGGTGCACAATTGTCGAAATACGGCAAAGGGTATGTGTGCATGCATTCAACGGCGAAGGACGATACGATTTCCAGGATCAAACTCCATTTGGCACCGGGTTCAGTCGTGACGACTTCGAAAAACTATGTGGACAATATCGTGACGGAGTATGGGATTGCCAGATTGCACGGAAAGTCGCTGTCTGAGCGGGCGAAAGCATTAATTAACATCGCACACCCGAAATTCAGGGAAGAATTATGGCATGAAGCAAAAGAGTATGGATTGATAGAGTAAGAGGAGGAGCCGAATGTGGCTTCTCTTTTTTGATTTGGCGGACTGCTTTCAATTTGAACTGTGTCGAACGGTGATGAATTCATTCGAGTCGGTGATAAACAAGATTGTTGCATTCGTTATACCGGCGGTGGTATATTTTATTTGTGAATAAAATACCACCAAGGGTATACGTGCAATAATAAGACACGATTAACATAAGGAGTGTAAACCGATGGAATGGGTCATCATCATAGTAATTGTCGCATTCTTTGCATGGCGAATGATGCCGTCGAAAGGTGTAAAATCGATATCGACCGACGAATTGAAACCGATGTTGAAAGATAAGTCGAAGCAATTCATCGACGTCCGAACACCTGCGGAATATAAAGGGCGCCATATCAATGAATTCAAGAATATCCCTTTGAACTTGTTGAAGTCTAAGTTGGATAAACTCGATAAGACTAAGGAAGTTGTCGTTATTTGCCAGAGTGGCATGCGCAGTTCGCAAGCTACGGGCATCTTAAAAAAGTCGGGATTCACGAATGTAACTAACGTGAGGGGCGGCATGAGCGCTTGGCGCGGATAAGGTAATAAAACACAAAAGCATCGGCTGTTGAAATCGCGGCGGGTGTTTTTTTGCGTCCAAAGCAAGCCGTTCCGCGTCCAAAGTAATCCATCCCGCGTCCAAACCCTCGCATCCCACTCGCCAAACCTCGCCCGTTCGCTAAAAACCGCGCCATTTGCCCAACCAAACCTATAGGCGTACACATATTATTGTTATGAAGAGGTGGTGAACGTTGAAAAAAGATAAGGCGACTATTGGACGCGATCCGTATGAGGTGGAACAGCGGGAATGGAAGCAGAGACAATCGAAAGAACGATATAAGCAGCTATTGACGATCGCTTCGCCAATCTTCCTGTTGTTGTTGTGGGAAGTGATGTCGAGAACGGGGATAATGGATATCCGGTTTTTCCCTCCGCCTTCCGCCATTTTAGACACATTTGTCAAAATGATTGCGAGCGGGGTGATGGCGGATCATATCGGGGTTTCGTTGTACCGGATTTTTGTTGGTTTCCTCGCGGGAGTCATACCCGGGGTAGTCATCGGTTTGCTAATGGGGCTTTATTCGCCAATCCGGCATTTTGTTCAGCCAATCGTCATGGCGCTTATGCCGATTCCGACGCTTGCGTTGCTACCGATTATCATCATCCTTTTTGGAATTGGTGATCTGTCGAAAGTTGTCACGATTGCGGGAAGTGTGTTTTTCCCGGTCGTCATCAATACAGCGGCTGGCGTCTTAAACATCGATCGGATTTATTTGGACGTTGCGAATAATTATGGAGCAGGTAAACTGCAGTTCTTTTTCAAAATTGCATTGCCTGGCGCATTGCCGGTCATGCTGGAAGGGATTCAGATGGGGCAGGCAATCGCCTTGTTGACGATTGTCGCTGCGGAAATGATGGGGGCGACTTCGGGAATCGGATATTTAATCTGGACATCGTATAAGGCATTTCTGTTGAAGGAAATGTTTGTCGGACTCATCCTCATTTCATTTTTTGGCTATCTCTTCTCCTTGATGCTTCGCGGTCTTCAGAAAAAGTTGCTCCCTTGGAGGTGATTGGGTGAGGAAGAAAGCGAAAATCGAAATTAGGAATTTGACGAAAGCATTTTACAAAAAACAATCAAGTGTGACAGCGCTCGACGATATTTCCCTTTCAATCGGAGAAGGGGAATTTGTCTGCATTGTCGGGCCGAGCGGCTGTGGTAAAACAACATTACTGCGTATACTGGCGGGGCTCGAACAGCCGAGCGTCGGTGAATTCGAAATCCGTTCGGAACAGGAAGGACGCCCTCTCCAATCGATGGTATTTCAGGAAAGGGGCGTCATCCCCTGGTTGACTGTGAAGGAAAATGTCGCTTTCGGATTAAAAATGCGCAAAATGCCGAAGGATGTCATTCAGGAGAGGACGGACTATTACTTACAAAAGACGGGACTTGACCGGTTTGCACATCTTTATCCGAAAGAACTTTCTGGGGGGATGAAACAGCGGGTGAGCATTGCCCGTGCGTTCGCAAACGATCCGGAAATCCTGCTGATGGATGAGCCGTTCGCCGCGCTCGATGAACAGAACAAATTCATCCTACAGGAAGAATTACTTTCTATCTGGTCAGAGACGAGAAAAACAGTCATTTTCATTACGCATAGCATCGATGAAGCGTTATTGCTGAGCGATCGAATCCTGCTCATGAGTGCACAGCCCGGTAAGATCATACAGCAAATCAGAATCGACACTCCGCGGCCTCGGACAATAGAAGATATCCGGAAAGATCCGAAGCTCGCCGAGCAATTTGTTGACATTTGGAAACATTTGCAAGATGAAGTGCAACGGTCAAGGAAAGAGAATAGATGAAATGGGGAGAAAAGGTGAAAGGGTTCAAATATGGTTGGATGATGATTTTGGCTGCCATGCTCTTACTTGCTGGAGCATGTGCCAAAAAAGAGCCCGCTCCGCAGACGAAAGTGGAAACACCGCCTGTCGATTCAGTCGTTGAGCCGCCATCCGGGGATTTAGCGCCGCTAGACAAAAGGGTGAAGGTGTTGATTGCCGAAGACGGTGCGGCTTCTGGGGCAGGGTTCTACATCGCGAAGGAAAAAGGGTATTTTGAGGACTATAATATTGAAGTGGAATTTGCTGATTTCGCCAATAGTGACGACATGCTGCCGGCACTTGCTGCTGGGGAAGTCGATATAGCTGGAGGAGTTTCGACCGCATCATTCTTCAACGCCATCGCGCAAGGCATCGACGTTCGGATCATTGCGGATAAAGGACATAATATGCCAGGTAAATCGTATTTCACTTTCGTTATCGGCAACCATATGGTGGATGAAATTAAGGATTATCCTGATTTCCGTGGAAAGAAGATTGCCGTCTCTTCCAGAAACTCGATTGATGGGTATATTTACGAGGAAATGTTGAAACATGCGGGATTGACAGAGGAGGACGTCGAGTATGTCCATATCGCGGATTTTGGTGCGATGCTTGGCGCGATAGAAGCAGGAACGATCGACGCAGCATTGAATATTGAACCACTCATTGCCCAAGGGGTCGCAAAAGGCTTCCACGTCCGATTTAAAGATGCAACCGATTATGCCCCGGAATCGCAGATTGCGATGGTTCTCGCTTCCCCGAAATTCATGGGTGAGGAAGAAATTTCACTCCGTTTCATGGCAGCCTATTTGAAGGGTGTCCGGGACTACAACGACGCGTTCTT
The genomic region above belongs to Sporosarcina sp. Marseille-Q4943 and contains:
- a CDS encoding acetyl-CoA hydrolase/transferase family protein codes for the protein MTKRLSPLEFIELIDKEMDIIIPLANGEPHGLLDVLEAHHEKLDNVKVHQMLALRNRDYINGKMKGHLSHISYFLSGATRKAYWGGHVELIPNVFQEVYRLLRKTTKKPIVMAVASPMDEHGYFSLGTNADYAAEFIGEVPFVLEVNKHMPRTFGANQIHISQIAGFIENDLPLTEEVSPVITENDQKIAEYITEDIQDGDTLQIGIGAVPNAVMKMLKDRRHLGIHTEMLTDGIVDLVEAGAVDGMKKSSNKGKIIATFAFGSQRLYDFLDNNPSVVFLPVSVVNDAYEIAKEDHMVSINATTEVDLYGQCASETVAGRYYSSTGGQADFARGAQLSKYGKGYVCMHSTAKDDTISRIKLHLAPGSVVTTSKNYVDNIVTEYGIARLHGKSLSERAKALINIAHPKFREELWHEAKEYGLIE
- a CDS encoding rhodanese-like domain-containing protein, with the translated sequence MEWVIIIVIVAFFAWRMMPSKGVKSISTDELKPMLKDKSKQFIDVRTPAEYKGRHINEFKNIPLNLLKSKLDKLDKTKEVVVICQSGMRSSQATGILKKSGFTNVTNVRGGMSAWRG
- a CDS encoding ABC transporter permease; the encoded protein is MKKDKATIGRDPYEVEQREWKQRQSKERYKQLLTIASPIFLLLLWEVMSRTGIMDIRFFPPPSAILDTFVKMIASGVMADHIGVSLYRIFVGFLAGVIPGVVIGLLMGLYSPIRHFVQPIVMALMPIPTLALLPIIIILFGIGDLSKVVTIAGSVFFPVVINTAAGVLNIDRIYLDVANNYGAGKLQFFFKIALPGALPVMLEGIQMGQAIALLTIVAAEMMGATSGIGYLIWTSYKAFLLKEMFVGLILISFFGYLFSLMLRGLQKKLLPWR
- a CDS encoding ABC transporter ATP-binding protein, which produces MRKKAKIEIRNLTKAFYKKQSSVTALDDISLSIGEGEFVCIVGPSGCGKTTLLRILAGLEQPSVGEFEIRSEQEGRPLQSMVFQERGVIPWLTVKENVAFGLKMRKMPKDVIQERTDYYLQKTGLDRFAHLYPKELSGGMKQRVSIARAFANDPEILLMDEPFAALDEQNKFILQEELLSIWSETRKTVIFITHSIDEALLLSDRILLMSAQPGKIIQQIRIDTPRPRTIEDIRKDPKLAEQFVDIWKHLQDEVQRSRKENR
- a CDS encoding ABC transporter substrate-binding protein, giving the protein MKWGEKVKGFKYGWMMILAAMLLLAGACAKKEPAPQTKVETPPVDSVVEPPSGDLAPLDKRVKVLIAEDGAASGAGFYIAKEKGYFEDYNIEVEFADFANSDDMLPALAAGEVDIAGGVSTASFFNAIAQGIDVRIIADKGHNMPGKSYFTFVIGNHMVDEIKDYPDFRGKKIAVSSRNSIDGYIYEEMLKHAGLTEEDVEYVHIADFGAMLGAIEAGTIDAALNIEPLIAQGVAKGFHVRFKDATDYAPESQIAMVLASPKFMGEEEISLRFMAAYLKGVRDYNDAFFKGEGKDEIVDIMVKHTALKDPELWDKVNVTGLDPNGKMFVDDIKKQYETYKANGAILGDIDFDKAVDTSLAEEAVEIIGTYE